A genomic region of Catalinimonas niigatensis contains the following coding sequences:
- a CDS encoding amidohydrolase, whose translation MKRLAFIVIVSLIGCTSPEQSADMVLLNGNIWTANPTQVNARAIAISADTIMDIGSQAKIRRYIGDSTQVIDLEGNFVTPGFIDSHVHFISGGFRLSSVQLRDAVTPEDFIQRIATFAQTLEPGTWITGGDWDHENWGGELPHREWIDSVTQNHPLWINRLDGHMALANTAAMKTAHVTKEIEEAAGGEIVRDEEGELTGIFKDNAMSWIEKAVPEPSDQQKDKALEAAMKYVTAQGVTSVHHMSGYMDVLERFRDEGKLITRIYAGMPIHQWKKLADKISEEGVGDKWLRIGSLKGFMDGSLGSHTAAFFDPFTDAPEDSGFFITTKEEMYGWVKKADSAGLQPMIHAIGDRAISELLDIYTEVVQENGARDRRFRIEHSQHIVPKDFGRYNSLGVIASMQPYHAIDDGRWAEKVIGPERIQTTYAFRSLLDEGVRLAFGSDWFVAPPTPLEGIYAAVTRRTLDGQNPEGWVPEQKISVEEALRAYTINAAFASFEENIKGTLEIGKLADMVVIDRDLFKINPSQIKEAKLLMTIIGGKIVYQSEEEL comes from the coding sequence ATGAAACGTTTAGCCTTTATTGTCATTGTGTCCCTGATTGGCTGCACTTCTCCTGAGCAAAGTGCTGATATGGTTTTGCTCAATGGCAATATCTGGACGGCTAATCCTACGCAGGTCAATGCAAGGGCTATCGCCATCAGCGCTGATACTATCATGGATATTGGCAGTCAGGCTAAAATCAGGCGATACATCGGAGACAGTACGCAAGTGATAGATTTGGAAGGAAATTTTGTGACTCCCGGGTTTATTGATAGCCATGTGCATTTCATTAGCGGAGGCTTTCGTTTGTCTTCCGTACAGCTAAGAGATGCAGTTACGCCTGAAGATTTTATTCAAAGGATAGCCACTTTTGCTCAAACCTTAGAACCAGGTACCTGGATTACAGGAGGAGATTGGGATCATGAAAACTGGGGTGGCGAATTGCCTCATCGTGAATGGATTGATTCTGTCACACAAAATCATCCGCTATGGATTAACAGACTGGATGGGCATATGGCTCTTGCCAACACTGCGGCCATGAAAACTGCCCACGTAACTAAAGAGATAGAAGAAGCAGCCGGTGGCGAAATTGTACGGGATGAGGAGGGTGAATTAACAGGTATTTTTAAAGATAATGCTATGTCTTGGATAGAAAAGGCAGTACCTGAACCCAGCGATCAGCAAAAAGATAAGGCACTGGAAGCTGCAATGAAGTATGTGACTGCGCAGGGGGTTACCTCAGTGCATCATATGAGTGGATATATGGATGTGCTAGAACGCTTTAGAGATGAAGGTAAACTTATCACCCGAATTTATGCGGGTATGCCGATTCATCAATGGAAAAAGTTGGCAGATAAGATAAGCGAAGAAGGCGTAGGAGATAAGTGGCTACGAATAGGAAGTCTGAAAGGATTTATGGATGGCTCTTTAGGTTCTCATACCGCAGCATTCTTTGATCCATTTACAGATGCTCCTGAAGATTCTGGATTTTTTATTACTACCAAAGAGGAAATGTACGGCTGGGTAAAAAAAGCTGATAGTGCAGGCTTACAACCTATGATTCATGCTATTGGTGATAGAGCCATCAGTGAGTTGTTAGATATTTATACAGAGGTGGTACAAGAAAATGGAGCACGTGATCGGCGGTTCAGGATAGAGCACTCACAGCATATTGTACCTAAGGATTTTGGTAGATACAATAGTTTGGGAGTCATCGCCAGTATGCAGCCTTATCATGCCATCGACGATGGACGTTGGGCTGAAAAGGTAATCGGACCAGAACGAATTCAAACTACCTATGCTTTTCGTTCGCTGTTGGATGAAGGAGTACGATTGGCTTTTGGAAGTGATTGGTTTGTAGCCCCACCTACACCGCTGGAAGGTATTTATGCGGCAGTAACACGTCGTACACTGGATGGCCAAAATCCGGAAGGCTGGGTGCCAGAGCAAAAAATCAGTGTAGAAGAGGCACTCAGAGCTTATACGATCAACGCAGCCTTTGCTTCTTTTGAAGAAAATATCAAAGGAACTTTAGAGATAGGAAAACTAGCAGATATGGTAGTGATTGACAGGGATTTGTTCAAAATCAATCCCAGTCAAATTAAAGAAGCTAAGTTACTCATGACTATTATAGGAGGAAAAATAGTATATCAATCTGAAGAAGAATTGTAG
- a CDS encoding Gfo/Idh/MocA family protein: MKENMISRRYFNRTLSASLGAVTFIPELAMNPSVWKEQQKKKLGIALVGLGSYSSGQLAPALQETGHCYLSGIVTGTPAKEKEWADKYNIPEKNIYNYENFDSIVDNPDIDIIYVVLPNSMHAEYTVRSAQAGKHVICEKPMAISSEECQEMINACNQANVKLSIGYRLHFEPHNQEIMRLGQEKVMGDITFIQCGAGYLMGDNWDQWRLKKELAGTGALGNMGVYAIQGALYTVGENPLYVYAQEFKTKPDKFKEVDETVTFQFEFPGGVVANLQTSHNARTNRLYAACEDGWFELEPFSPYGGISGNSSKGLITYPQVNQQALQMDDFALCILNNQKTRVPGEMGMRDVQIIEAILESIETGKKVMLNNLAF; encoded by the coding sequence ATGAAAGAAAACATGATCAGCCGTCGCTATTTCAATCGCACTTTATCTGCCAGTCTGGGTGCCGTTACATTTATACCCGAGTTGGCGATGAACCCTTCCGTTTGGAAAGAACAGCAGAAGAAAAAACTAGGTATCGCTTTGGTAGGTCTGGGAAGTTATAGCAGTGGACAGTTGGCTCCGGCATTACAGGAAACCGGGCATTGCTACCTTTCAGGAATTGTCACCGGCACGCCTGCTAAAGAAAAGGAATGGGCTGATAAGTATAACATTCCTGAAAAAAATATTTACAATTATGAAAACTTTGACAGCATAGTTGATAACCCTGATATAGATATTATTTATGTGGTTTTGCCCAACTCCATGCATGCTGAATATACTGTCAGGTCAGCACAAGCCGGAAAGCATGTGATCTGTGAGAAACCTATGGCCATCAGTTCAGAGGAATGTCAGGAGATGATCAATGCCTGCAATCAGGCGAATGTCAAACTTTCCATAGGGTACCGTCTGCATTTTGAACCTCATAATCAGGAAATCATGCGGCTTGGGCAAGAAAAGGTGATGGGTGATATCACTTTTATTCAGTGTGGAGCAGGCTACCTGATGGGTGATAACTGGGATCAATGGCGGTTGAAAAAAGAACTGGCGGGTACGGGAGCTTTAGGCAATATGGGCGTGTATGCCATACAGGGAGCGCTCTATACTGTAGGCGAAAATCCTCTGTATGTGTATGCTCAGGAGTTTAAAACCAAGCCCGATAAATTCAAAGAAGTAGATGAAACGGTAACTTTCCAGTTTGAGTTTCCTGGGGGAGTGGTGGCCAATCTGCAAACTTCTCATAATGCACGTACCAACCGACTGTATGCTGCCTGTGAGGATGGATGGTTTGAGTTAGAACCTTTCTCACCCTATGGTGGGATAAGTGGCAATAGCAGCAAAGGACTTATCACTTATCCACAAGTGAATCAACAGGCTTTACAAATGGATGATTTTGCTTTATGTATTTTAAATAACCAAAAGACCCGCGTTCCCGGAGAGATGGGTATGCGTGATGTGCAAATCATAGAAGCGATTCTGGAATCTATAGAGACTGGTAAGAAAGTGATGCTTAATAACTTAGCATTTTAA
- a CDS encoding amidohydrolase family protein, which yields MTFRLLFFLSLLSISFLSFSQNQEVPRAPERTEGEGPYEQLIIRGATLINGAGSPPIGPVDVVVEQNRIVAIKTVGYPGVEIDSKQRPKAQAGAKEIDASGMYLLPGLIDMHGHIGGAGQGTTAEYVFKLWMAHGITTIRDPSCSNGLEWVLDQKKKSDQNKITAPRIEAYSYFGQGLENGVNSPEEARSWVQNIAEEGADGIKFFGTRPDIMEAALDEAIKFGLRSACHHAQLNVAWLNALQTARMGLTSMEHWYGLPEALFTDRTIQNYPADYNYQNEQHRFGEAGKLWEQAAQPYSDKWNAVMDELIALDFTIDPTFNIYEANRDLMRARTAEWHQDYTLPSLWEFFKPSRISHGSHWHEWGTEEEVNWKRNYQLWMTFVNEYKNRGGRVTAGSDSGFIYQTYGFAYIRELELLREAGFHPLEVIRAATLKGAEALGRADELGSIEVGKLADMILVEENPMANLKVLYGTGAVKLNENNEVERVGGVKYTIKDGIVYDAKQLLADVKKIVDEAKEKEGIQELAQPGTKTE from the coding sequence ATGACTTTCCGCCTTCTGTTTTTTCTATCCTTGCTCTCTATTTCATTTCTTTCATTTTCTCAAAATCAGGAAGTACCCCGTGCTCCAGAACGAACTGAAGGTGAGGGGCCATATGAGCAATTGATTATCCGAGGGGCTACCCTGATCAATGGCGCGGGTTCTCCTCCCATCGGACCGGTAGATGTAGTGGTAGAACAAAACCGCATTGTCGCTATCAAAACTGTAGGCTATCCGGGTGTAGAAATTGATAGTAAACAACGTCCCAAAGCACAGGCTGGTGCCAAAGAAATTGATGCTAGCGGTATGTACCTCCTTCCCGGACTGATAGACATGCATGGCCATATTGGAGGAGCTGGACAAGGTACTACCGCTGAATATGTGTTTAAACTTTGGATGGCACATGGCATCACCACCATCCGTGATCCTTCCTGTAGCAACGGGTTGGAATGGGTACTGGACCAAAAAAAGAAAAGTGATCAAAATAAGATCACCGCTCCGCGCATTGAGGCTTATTCGTACTTTGGACAGGGCTTGGAAAATGGGGTAAACTCTCCGGAAGAAGCCCGTAGCTGGGTGCAAAACATTGCCGAAGAAGGTGCCGATGGCATCAAGTTTTTCGGTACCCGGCCCGACATCATGGAAGCCGCTTTGGACGAAGCCATAAAGTTTGGATTACGTTCAGCCTGCCACCACGCCCAGCTCAATGTCGCCTGGCTCAATGCACTGCAAACTGCCAGGATGGGACTCACCAGCATGGAACACTGGTATGGCTTACCAGAAGCGCTCTTTACAGATCGTACCATACAGAACTATCCGGCAGATTACAATTATCAGAATGAGCAGCATCGTTTTGGAGAAGCCGGTAAATTGTGGGAGCAGGCGGCTCAACCTTATTCGGATAAATGGAATGCCGTGATGGACGAACTCATTGCGCTGGATTTTACCATTGACCCTACATTTAACATTTACGAAGCCAACCGCGATCTGATGCGTGCCCGTACTGCCGAATGGCATCAGGATTATACTTTGCCCTCTCTTTGGGAGTTCTTTAAACCCAGCCGTATCTCTCATGGTTCACACTGGCATGAATGGGGTACAGAAGAGGAAGTAAACTGGAAAAGGAATTATCAGCTCTGGATGACCTTTGTCAATGAATACAAAAATCGGGGCGGACGGGTAACTGCTGGCTCCGACTCCGGCTTTATCTACCAGACTTATGGCTTTGCTTATATCCGGGAGCTGGAACTCCTGCGTGAAGCTGGTTTTCACCCGCTGGAAGTTATCCGGGCAGCCACACTGAAAGGAGCAGAAGCATTAGGCAGAGCGGACGAACTGGGTTCTATAGAAGTGGGCAAGCTTGCCGACATGATATTGGTAGAAGAAAATCCAATGGCTAATCTGAAGGTGCTCTATGGTACCGGAGCAGTAAAGCTAAATGAAAACAACGAGGTAGAAAGAGTAGGCGGCGTAAAGTATACTATCAAAGATGGTATTGTATATGATGCCAAACAGCTCCTTGCTGATGTAAAAAAAATCGTAGATGAAGCCAAAGAAAAAGAGGGAATTCAAGAACTCGCTCAACCCGGTACAAAGACTGAATAG
- a CDS encoding ABC transporter permease encodes MNQSSPSFSWLLKMAWRDSRKNRSRLLLFVSSIVIGIAALVAINSFSDNLQQDIEGEAKALLGADLVVEARQPISESTIQFFDSLGARRSSEVSFASMILFPKNDGTRLVQVRALEGEFPYYGEIQTDPPAASQEFRGQLKALADNTLMLQFDADTGDSIKVGELTFQLEGRIQKVPGQAGITSTVAPPVYIPMEYLEETGLLQKGSRLNYKLYLKFPDDTDVQALLADVIEPRLEKEELRFDDVEERKEEIGDTYKNLTGFLNLVAFVALLLGCIGVASAVHIYIREKLLSVAILRCLGGKGKHGFGIYLIQIIVMGLFGSVVGAALGASIQFILPEVFSGMLPVEVDLEISWRAIIQGVLIGLIISILFALLPLISIRKTSPLRTIRASHEESSERDPLQYLIIALVVLFVGVFSFFQLRTWQQAALFTLGVIVAFLLLGAIAKLMMWAVKKYFPSSWHYVWRQSLSNLYRPNNQTLVLIITIGLGTALISTLFFVQNLLLEKVEFTAEQDQANMVLFDIQDDQEASLVELTRSYDLPVLQRVPIVSMRVEGIKDRSVAEIKEDTSTHVRTWVLNREYRVTYRDSLTDAETIVQGEWSGEVNSPEDTIWVSLEDGIAEDMQVEIGDKVSFNVQGAIIDTYVGSIREVDWQRMQTNFLVVFPEGVLERAPKFHVLITRVDSDQQAASFQQAVVRQFPNVSVIDLQLILQTIDAIIAKVSFVIRFMAFFSIITGIIVLIGSVIISKFQRIQESVLLRTIGASRRQILNINALEYFFLGSLATLTGVLIAFIASWALAQFNFETPFSPSFLPVVVTYFIITGLTVLIGLSNSRGVVNNPPLEILRKEV; translated from the coding sequence ATGAATCAATCGTCTCCTTCCTTCTCCTGGTTACTCAAAATGGCCTGGCGTGACAGCCGGAAAAACCGTTCCCGTCTTTTACTCTTTGTCAGTAGTATTGTCATAGGTATCGCTGCGCTGGTGGCGATTAATTCTTTCAGTGATAATCTGCAACAGGACATTGAGGGAGAAGCCAAAGCGCTGCTGGGTGCAGACTTGGTTGTTGAGGCTCGGCAGCCTATCTCAGAATCTACAATCCAGTTTTTTGACTCACTAGGAGCAAGACGGTCCAGTGAAGTGAGCTTTGCCTCAATGATCCTTTTTCCAAAAAACGATGGAACTCGTCTGGTACAGGTGAGAGCATTGGAAGGGGAGTTTCCCTATTACGGAGAAATACAGACCGATCCCCCCGCTGCCAGCCAGGAGTTCCGCGGCCAATTAAAAGCACTTGCCGACAATACCTTAATGCTCCAATTTGATGCGGATACAGGCGATTCTATCAAAGTAGGAGAGCTGACATTTCAGCTGGAAGGCAGGATTCAAAAAGTACCCGGACAGGCAGGTATTACCTCCACCGTGGCACCTCCGGTCTACATTCCTATGGAGTATCTGGAAGAAACAGGATTGCTTCAGAAAGGAAGCCGCCTGAACTATAAGCTTTACCTGAAATTTCCCGATGATACGGATGTACAGGCACTGCTGGCTGATGTAATTGAACCAAGACTGGAGAAAGAAGAGCTTCGTTTTGATGATGTGGAAGAGCGAAAAGAAGAGATTGGAGATACTTATAAAAATCTGACCGGATTTTTAAATCTGGTAGCTTTTGTGGCGCTGCTTCTAGGTTGTATTGGGGTAGCTAGTGCAGTCCATATCTACATCAGAGAGAAATTGCTTTCTGTCGCTATTCTGCGATGCCTGGGAGGCAAGGGTAAGCATGGGTTTGGCATTTATCTGATTCAAATTATAGTCATGGGCTTGTTTGGATCAGTGGTTGGTGCTGCACTGGGTGCCAGCATTCAGTTTATACTCCCCGAAGTTTTTTCAGGAATGCTGCCGGTGGAAGTAGATCTGGAAATCTCCTGGAGAGCTATCATTCAGGGCGTACTTATCGGACTAATTATTTCCATTCTTTTTGCACTTTTGCCGCTTATTTCTATCCGTAAAACATCTCCGCTTCGGACCATTAGAGCCTCGCATGAGGAAAGCAGCGAAAGAGATCCGCTACAGTATCTCATTATAGCATTGGTGGTGCTTTTTGTGGGTGTATTTTCTTTCTTTCAGCTACGCACCTGGCAGCAGGCAGCTTTGTTCACTCTGGGCGTGATTGTGGCTTTTCTGCTATTGGGAGCTATCGCCAAGCTGATGATGTGGGCAGTAAAAAAGTATTTTCCCAGTTCCTGGCATTATGTATGGAGACAAAGCCTGTCCAACTTGTATCGCCCTAACAACCAGACGCTGGTGCTGATCATCACCATCGGATTGGGAACGGCATTGATCAGCACACTCTTTTTTGTACAAAACCTGCTGCTGGAAAAAGTAGAATTTACTGCTGAGCAAGATCAGGCCAATATGGTTTTGTTTGATATTCAGGACGATCAGGAAGCGTCTTTGGTAGAACTGACGCGTTCCTATGATTTACCCGTTTTGCAGAGGGTACCCATTGTCTCTATGCGGGTGGAAGGCATCAAAGACAGGTCAGTAGCAGAGATTAAGGAAGATACTTCAACCCACGTACGCACCTGGGTGCTCAATCGTGAATACCGGGTTACTTATCGCGACAGCCTTACCGATGCTGAAACGATTGTACAGGGAGAGTGGAGTGGAGAGGTAAACTCACCGGAAGATACCATTTGGGTTTCATTGGAAGATGGTATTGCAGAAGATATGCAGGTTGAAATCGGAGATAAAGTATCTTTCAATGTACAAGGAGCCATCATTGATACCTATGTAGGAAGTATTCGCGAAGTGGATTGGCAGCGGATGCAGACAAACTTTCTGGTGGTTTTTCCTGAAGGAGTGCTGGAGCGTGCACCCAAATTTCATGTATTGATCACCAGGGTGGACTCCGATCAGCAGGCTGCCAGCTTTCAACAGGCTGTGGTCAGGCAATTTCCCAACGTATCCGTGATTGACCTGCAGCTTATCCTGCAAACCATTGATGCTATTATTGCCAAAGTATCATTTGTGATTCGCTTTATGGCTTTCTTCAGCATCATTACAGGGATCATTGTATTGATTGGTTCAGTGATCATCAGCAAGTTTCAGCGGATACAGGAGAGTGTGCTGTTGCGGACTATCGGTGCCAGCCGTAGGCAAATTCTAAATATCAATGCTTTAGAGTATTTCTTTCTTGGTAGCCTGGCTACGCTTACCGGTGTATTGATTGCCTTTATTGCAAGTTGGGCATTGGCACAATTTAATTTTGAGACCCCTTTTTCCCCTTCCTTCTTACCTGTCGTAGTCACCTATTTTATCATCACCGGACTAACAGTGCTGATAGGTCTTTCCAACAGCAGAGGAGTTGTAAATAATCCGCCTCTGGAGATTTTGCGAAAGGAAGTTTGA
- a CDS encoding ABC transporter ATP-binding protein — MSSILEVKNLSKTYRSGDHQLTVLDQVNLHIGKGDTCAIVGPSGSGKTTLLGLCAGLDRASSGSVILNGVTLDQLNEDQRAEVRGKYVGFIFQNFNLMPTLTALENVMVPLELRGEKNAGRIAIDLLDKVGLAARKDHFPTQLSGGEQQRVSIARAFSNSPAILFADEPTGNLDEETGEHIEQLIFDLNRDSGTTLVLVTHDLSLARRTQRIISIKGGKIAQNTLTDQTQELDQLKEK; from the coding sequence ATGTCATCAATTCTGGAAGTAAAAAATCTCAGCAAAACCTACCGCAGTGGAGATCATCAACTGACTGTACTGGATCAAGTAAATTTACATATTGGAAAGGGAGATACCTGTGCCATTGTAGGGCCTTCGGGTAGTGGAAAAACCACTTTGCTCGGCCTTTGCGCCGGACTTGATCGTGCCAGTTCAGGTTCGGTAATTCTAAATGGTGTAACGCTGGACCAGCTCAACGAAGACCAGAGAGCAGAAGTTAGGGGAAAGTATGTAGGTTTTATTTTCCAGAATTTTAATCTGATGCCTACGCTTACTGCCCTTGAAAATGTGATGGTACCTTTGGAACTAAGGGGTGAAAAAAACGCTGGCCGTATTGCGATAGACCTATTGGATAAAGTAGGTCTGGCTGCCAGAAAGGATCATTTTCCTACACAATTGTCGGGAGGCGAGCAGCAGAGAGTTTCAATAGCACGGGCTTTTTCCAATAGCCCTGCCATATTATTTGCGGATGAGCCTACTGGTAATCTGGATGAGGAAACCGGAGAGCATATTGAGCAGCTTATCTTTGACCTCAACCGTGATTCCGGCACTACGCTGGTGTTGGTTACGCATGATTTGAGTCTGGCACGCAGAACCCAACGCATCATCAGTATCAAGGGAGGTAAAATTGCTCAAAATACATTGACTGATCAGACACAAGAGCTAGATCAGCTGAAAGAGAAATAA